One Deltaproteobacteria bacterium genomic window carries:
- a CDS encoding DUF58 domain-containing protein gives MTDNNLTDVLSPEIFARIKAIQIRTQRLVTDALAGDYESAFKGRGMEFEEVRAYTPGDDVRHIDWKVTARTSIPHIKVHREERELTVMLMVDVSSSGAFGTVNQFKNEIAAEVAAVLAYTAIKNNDRVGLIIFSDRIEHYVPPKKGRAHVWMVIRDILNFKPERRATDLDAAIEFMGKVIKHRSVAFVISDFIDHEVTQRLQTASKKHDLTAISISDPRELTLPPVGILELEDAETGETIIVDTRDKNTREGFRILGRDDRNQRREGFRRAGIGQIELRTDRGYIDPIMRFFRSRDAQR, from the coding sequence ATGACTGACAACAACCTCACGGATGTTCTCTCACCAGAGATTTTCGCACGGATCAAAGCCATTCAGATCCGCACGCAGCGCCTCGTCACAGATGCACTCGCGGGCGATTATGAAAGCGCCTTCAAAGGCCGCGGCATGGAATTCGAGGAAGTCCGTGCTTACACCCCCGGTGACGACGTACGCCACATCGACTGGAAGGTTACCGCAAGGACCAGCATCCCCCACATCAAAGTTCACCGTGAAGAGCGAGAGCTCACGGTCATGCTCATGGTGGATGTTAGTTCATCAGGAGCCTTTGGTACGGTGAACCAGTTCAAGAACGAAATAGCTGCGGAAGTAGCCGCCGTGCTCGCTTACACTGCTATCAAAAACAATGACCGTGTCGGGCTCATCATTTTCTCAGATCGCATTGAGCATTATGTGCCCCCTAAAAAAGGTCGCGCTCACGTTTGGATGGTCATTCGTGACATTCTAAACTTCAAACCGGAGCGCCGGGCCACAGACCTAGATGCCGCCATTGAGTTCATGGGTAAAGTCATCAAGCACCGAAGCGTCGCTTTCGTTATCTCCGATTTCATCGACCATGAAGTAACGCAGCGGCTACAGACAGCCTCCAAAAAACATGACCTCACCGCCATCTCTATTTCCGACCCCAGAGAGCTCACGCTACCCCCTGTTGGCATTCTAGAACTTGAAGATGCGGAAACGGGTGAGACCATCATTGTAGACACACGTGACAAAAACACACGCGAAGGATTTCGCATTTTAGGACGGGACGACCGCAATCAACGGCGAGAAGGATTTCGCCGGGCGGGCATTGGACAGATCGAGCTGCGCACCGACCGCGGCTACATCGACCCCATCATGCGATTTTTCCGCAGCAGAGACGCACAAAGGTAG
- a CDS encoding MoxR family ATPase, with protein sequence MTSAPTQDISREIEAFAQTLNRLRDEVAKVVVGQRYMIDRLVLTLIADGHILIEGLPGLAKTTAVKTLAETIQADFSRVSFTPDLLPADVVGTEIYRPSSGDFDLKKGPVFTNFLLADEINRAPAKVQSALLEAMQERNVTIGDTTHELPKPFLVLATQNPIEQEGTYPLPEAQVDRFMLKLKVGYPNREEEKEIMRRYSQKEKPQVDKVLTTEDILRARELADKVYVDPKVEEYIVDLIFATREPALFKLGKLEKLIEIGGSPRATIFMLQASRVFALMNGRGYVTPQDVKTIAPDILRHRVLVTYEAEAQELTSDDIIQEVLSTVDVP encoded by the coding sequence ATGACCTCCGCACCTACACAAGACATTAGCCGAGAAATCGAAGCGTTTGCACAAACGCTCAACCGCCTGCGCGACGAAGTAGCCAAGGTCGTGGTTGGTCAACGCTATATGATTGACCGCTTGGTCCTTACTCTTATTGCTGACGGACACATCTTAATCGAAGGTCTCCCAGGACTTGCAAAGACCACGGCGGTGAAGACCCTCGCTGAAACTATCCAGGCGGACTTCTCACGGGTCTCGTTCACACCAGACTTACTGCCTGCCGATGTTGTGGGCACTGAGATCTACCGCCCATCAAGCGGTGACTTCGACCTCAAGAAAGGTCCGGTATTTACCAACTTTCTGCTGGCTGATGAAATCAACCGCGCGCCCGCCAAAGTACAAAGTGCTCTGCTCGAAGCGATGCAGGAGCGCAACGTAACTATCGGCGACACCACTCACGAATTGCCCAAACCATTTTTAGTCCTCGCAACACAAAACCCAATCGAGCAAGAAGGCACCTACCCGCTCCCCGAAGCACAGGTTGACCGTTTTATGCTTAAGCTCAAAGTGGGTTACCCCAACCGCGAAGAAGAAAAAGAAATCATGCGGCGATATTCTCAAAAAGAGAAGCCACAAGTCGACAAGGTTCTAACCACAGAAGATATCCTGCGTGCTCGTGAGCTTGCAGACAAAGTATACGTAGACCCGAAAGTTGAAGAGTACATTGTAGACTTGATTTTCGCGACGCGTGAGCCAGCTCTCTTCAAGCTCGGCAAGCTTGAGAAGCTTATCGAGATTGGTGGTTCGCCTCGTGCTACCATCTTCATGCTTCAAGCCTCTCGAGTATTTGCACTGATGAATGGCCGTGGCTATGTGACACCACAAGACGTGAAAACGATTGCTCCTGATATTCTTCGCCACCGGGTCCTCGTAACCTATGAAGCAGAAGCTCAAGAATTAACCAGTGACGACATCATCCAAGAAGTGCTTAGCACCGTAGATGTACCCTGA
- a CDS encoding TlpA family protein disulfide reductase has product MALYLLVASGPAWGSNINQALAAHGIQAIDPAVAASNFKLPTLQGSEIALSDTAGRWVVLTFFATWCGPCMHEMPSLQTFHEMHHPQGIDLLAVSTDESPAPVRSMARKMGITFPILMDPQGEVSRAYKASSIPVTYLISPEGTLIGIARGARDWSKMQGLVDALLEMMPTDDAPADIYAANAQGIELPTIFNPPTARVIAPEVPQTANNTFHIDVPITWSGNFSEYLLHPPTIALPTGANEVSMTASTTSQAGSKVVTYRFSYTVAEPGSYKFDPIELKYTPRGEAEPIRERVDGPTIEVQGALASHASIFVATGLAFAGLFTIFGLFLLRKKQAALKSEHSPKATLESIQNKLQDARRLRMDSDIAAYLDLLNEVMEELGAHLFEAQQSSLTQLREQVRYGGQIVDEPTLDLMERKIELELDTRRPNPDDQDKSSIEFVDEA; this is encoded by the coding sequence GGTTCCAATATCAACCAAGCTTTGGCCGCCCACGGTATCCAAGCCATCGATCCCGCGGTAGCAGCCTCGAATTTTAAGCTCCCTACCCTCCAAGGCTCAGAAATTGCCCTCTCCGACACAGCCGGACGCTGGGTTGTCCTCACATTCTTCGCCACTTGGTGCGGCCCGTGCATGCACGAGATGCCTTCCTTGCAAACCTTCCATGAAATGCATCACCCGCAAGGCATTGACTTATTAGCCGTATCAACAGACGAATCCCCGGCGCCGGTGCGCTCCATGGCCCGTAAAATGGGCATCACTTTCCCAATCTTGATGGACCCTCAAGGTGAGGTCTCCCGAGCCTACAAAGCGAGCAGCATCCCAGTCACTTACCTCATATCACCCGAGGGGACATTGATTGGAATTGCCAGAGGCGCCCGAGACTGGAGCAAGATGCAAGGCTTGGTAGATGCCCTGCTCGAGATGATGCCAACAGATGATGCACCCGCTGATATCTACGCGGCCAACGCTCAAGGAATCGAACTCCCCACCATCTTTAATCCGCCCACGGCCAGGGTTATCGCGCCGGAAGTCCCCCAAACCGCCAACAACACTTTCCATATCGATGTGCCGATTACTTGGTCGGGTAATTTCAGTGAATACTTGCTGCACCCGCCCACCATCGCCCTGCCCACCGGTGCCAACGAAGTCTCCATGACCGCAAGCACAACCAGCCAAGCTGGCTCGAAGGTCGTCACTTATCGCTTCAGCTATACCGTGGCAGAGCCTGGCAGCTACAAATTTGATCCCATCGAGCTCAAATACACACCGCGCGGTGAAGCTGAACCCATTCGTGAGCGAGTCGACGGCCCCACCATCGAGGTCCAGGGAGCACTGGCCTCTCATGCTTCAATATTTGTGGCCACAGGTCTTGCTTTCGCCGGGCTCTTCACAATCTTTGGGCTCTTTCTGCTTCGAAAAAAACAAGCTGCGCTCAAATCAGAGCACTCTCCCAAAGCCACGCTTGAAAGCATTCAGAACAAGCTCCAAGATGCTCGACGATTACGGATGGACAGTGATATAGCTGCCTACCTCGATTTACTGAATGAAGTGATGGAGGAGCTTGGCGCTCACCTTTTTGAAGCCCAGCAATCCTCTCTCACACAACTTCGAGAGCAGGTTCGGTACGGTGGTCAGATAGTAGATGAACCCACCTTAGACCTGATGGAACGAAAAATAGAACTTGAACTAGACACAAGGCGTCCCAACCCGGACGACCAAGACAAGTCCTCCATCGAATTTGTCGATGAGGCTTGA